The genomic segment GATAAACTGATCGAACTCCAAAAACGCCAATTAGAAATTCTTGGTTTTGGAGACGGAGAAGGCACCGCGAAGTTGGAAATCCAAAATTCCAATCTAGTCGAAAAGATGAAACGACTGGACCGTAAGATCGAACAATTAGAAGAATCTTCTCCTCAAACCTTAGAAATTATTCGACTCTCCGATACGATCTTCCAAAAATTGGAAGAGTCCAGGGATTTGAATTCCCAAGTAGGGGAAAAGATGGAGATCATTCTGCAGGAATATCGCAAAGAGTTGAATATGGTTCAATCCAAGATCCAACTCAAAAAATTCCTAGCTCATAGGAAATTAGGTTGGAAGACGGGGACCTGCTGAGCCGTGCCCTGGACTTTTACGGACTCCCCAAAAAATTCGACGCAAATCTAGTTCGGAGCAGATTCCGGGAACTCTCTCGTAAATATCATCCAGATTCGGGGGAATACGAAACGGATCTTTTATTCAAAGAGCTTGTCCAATTAAGGGATGTTCTTCTTTCTTCTCTCCAAAACGAATCTTTTATAATTTTAGAAAATTCTAAAGAAGATCCGGAAGGATTCCAATTCTATAAACTAGCCAAACAAAAAGCCGCCCAAGCGATCGAAAAATATTTTCAGTTCACGGATGGAAACCCTGTATACTTAAAGAAGGAAGACAATCCTGCACTTCTGCGTTTAAGAGACGAATTGGAAACTGCTAAAAAAGAATTGGAAGATTTTTTGGAAAAATTCCCCAAAAGTATCTGGAAAGAAGATACTGAAACTACTCTTAAAAAAATAAGCGTATGGTTTAAAGATTAAGGAACTTGTAATGTATTCGAAGGCATAGAGAATACATAAATATCTTTTGTTCCACTATTCAAATCCAAAGAGATCACAGAAGATCTAAGGGTTACGTAATCGCCTGAATTTAAAGTCGCCACAATTTTACAGACTCTGTTTGTATTTTCTCCAGGACCAGGAACCGCGAGTGGACCTGCAGTCGGATTTACTTCTATAGAATATTCTCTTGGCTGGTTCGGAAGCATATTTAAGGGAAGTTGGCATGCTTTCCCAGAAGAAAAATCAGAAGGGTTCCTAGATGCGTCTACGGTACTTCCGGTATATAAAGTATAACCGCTAAAAAATGCTTCCGGATTTCCTGCTCTTAGCCTGAGTTCATATACTCCTGTGCCGATCAAAGTGATCCCTACCAAAGTAGGTGGAGTAGTAACGATCCGATTTGCGGAATAATTATAACAAGAGAATAACGAAAAGATTAGTAGTAAGATAGAGAAGAATGCGCTCATTCTTCCGGATAAAAAAAGATTCATTTAGCTGTGTATATAATCCGCCCAGCCGAATTTTTCGACCAATTGGGTGGATACTGAAAATTGTGGAAAACGTCTCTTGTTTGTCGATCGATTTTCAGGCATATCCCATTTGAGTTCTTGCAGAAGTTTGTTCCCTTTTTTGCTATTGCAGTCCCTGCAAGCAGTAACCAGATTTTCCCAGGTATGATAATCCTTCGGTTTTTTTTCCCGAGGGATCTCATCCCAGCGGCTTTTGGGGATCACATGATCCAAGGTGAGTCTGGAAGAAGGCAGTTTGCGTTTGCAATACACGCACTCATGATCGTCTCTTAAGAATATATTTTCTCTAGAGAGTTTATGCTTACGTTTAGGGACCTTATAATAGTCTGTAAGGAGGATAATTCTAGGAGTTGCTAACTTAAGCTTTTCAGACCTGATAAAAAGGCCTTTTTCGTCTTTAATAAGTTCTGCTTTTCGGAGAATTAGAAGGATAACGGCGTCTTTAACGGTTCGGATCGCAACCGGGACATAGGTCGCGTTCAGCACCAACACAGGTTGGGTTAGAACATCCATATCTAACCAAACTGTATAGATTCACAAAATTATGTCGAGTAAAAGTATTATTTCCCAGAACGTTTCTTTTTGATCGTGAAATATAGAACTAGGCCTAATACAAGAATTCCTAATAATGCAAAGACTGTAATTTGCCCTTGGTGAACCAAGGTGCTGAGCTGGTCTAAATTTTTCGCTCCATAATGACCGAGATAGACCCAGATCGGAACGGAAATCGCAGCAGCGAACATATCCAAGAACAAAAATCTAAAGAAGGAAATACGATCAGAAGTCCCAGCCGTTAGATAAATGGGCATCCTAAGACCTGGCATGAACCTGGCCATGAATACAACCCAGTTTCCGTATTGGGAAAACTTCTCCTGCACTTTTGAAAATCTTTCCGGGGTCAAAAACTTGGCAATGAAAGGAATTTGTAATACCTTCTCCCCGAAAACTCTTCCAAGTAAAAATACGGAACCGTCTCCTACAAGAACTCCAGCCATTCCTACACCGAACATTACATGTTCGTTTGCATATCCTAAACCTGCCAAAACTCCTCCGGAAACCAGGGAGATATCCTCAGGAATAGGAAGACCGAAACCGCAAAGAATTAGAGTGGAGAAAACTGCTAAGTAAGCGAACTCATTCCCAAAGCGGGAAAAAAAATTGACTAAATCCGGGATATTAACTAGATCCATGAATGTTTCTATCTACCTAAGTAGAATTGCACCAGTGAAACTTATACGAGGCAAATTGGAATCGAAAAACTAGATTTGTTTGGCTTGCTTTTGGTCTTTTTAGGTTCCAAATTGGTTTCAGGTGCAAAAAAACAGAAACCAAATTATCCAAGCCGAAAATTCTCTTTTAGCAGGCTATGCTGTTTTGCAGGACGACACTGGGGGAAGAGAATATAAAGAAGAAGAACACCCATACCGTATTCCTTTCCAAAGAGATAGAGATAGGGTAGTTCATTCAAGTGCATTCAAAAGATTACAGTATAAGACCCAAGTATTCGTCTATTCTGTAGGCGAGAATTATCGCAATCGTCTCACTCACACTTTAGAAGTTGCTGGAATTTCTAGAACGATCGCTTCCGCTCTTGGACTTAATTCATTACTCGCCGAAACGATCGCACTTGCTCACGATCTAGGGCATACACCTTTCGGACATGCAGGACAGGACATGCTTTCGGATCTAATGGGAGAATTCGGAGGATTCGAACATAATAAACAATCAGTTAGGATAGTCACCATCTTGGAAACACGTTATCCGGAATTTCCAGGACTAAATCTTTCCAAAGAGACTCTAAAAGGAATGATGAAACATGGAGCAGAATATGACGGCTCTACCTTGGGAAAGGAAAGAAAGAGCGAGGGCCCAAGTTTAGAGGCACAATGCGCGGATGTAGCCGATGAGATCGCATACACAAGTCATGATATAGACGATGGTTTGGAAATGGGTTATCTAAAAGCAGAAGATCTGAACTCACTTTCTCTTTGGGCCGAAACTTCTGAAATAGTAAAAGGTAAGTTCCCAAAACTGGATGGAAAAGTTTTTGTTCGGACAATTATTAGAGAACTTACCAATAGTATGGTTTCTAATATGATTTCCACCATAGAATCCAGGATCTCCGACTGGAAAATTTCAGATCGGAATGATTTGAATCATGCTTATCAAGAAGGAAAAAGGATCGCAACGTATGAGCCGTCCTACGGGGAGAAGGTCAGAGAATTAAAATCTTTTCTATACAAAACTCTATACAGACATCCTTCCGTAGTGGTCACAAGTGATAAGGGAAGAGATATTATAGAAACATTATTTTTTCACTTTAGAAAACAGCCTGATTCTATTCCGGAAACGTATAAAAGAAGAATAGAAAAAGAAGGTTTAGAAAGATGTGTATGCGACTACGTGGCCGGAATGACCGACAGATACGCAGAAGAAATGGCATCCACTATAGGAAAATGAACTCGGATCCGAAAGTTTAGATTTTCGAGACTGGCTATTATCTAATGGAAAGAATTGTTTCTTCCAGAGCGATTAAGAGGGAGTCCACTTCTTCTTCCGTAGTATATAAACCGGTGGAAATACGGATCGCTCTAAGAGCTTCCTCATTAGAATATCCCATTGAAAGTAAAGAAGGTGCTGCTTCTCTGGATCTGGATTTGCAAGAAGATCCTGTAGAAACCGCAAATCCTTTTTCCTCTATTCCCATCATAAAAAAGTCTAGATCGTCCAAAGGAAGTAGTGCAAACGTCGTGGAAAATAGCCTTGGAGAATTCTCCGCTACTATTTCTGCACCTAAACTTTTGAGTTTGGATTCTATCTTATTTCTATAATATTCTAGTCTTTTGTTTTTATTCTCCATTTCCGCAAATTGGATTTTTGCAGCTTCTGCCAAAGCTAGAATTGAAGGAGAATTTTCCGTACCCGCTCTATGTCCATTCTCCTGATTTCCTCCTTGGAACACTCCGCCTTCTGGCAGATGTTTTGGATCGAACCATAAAACGGAAGAGCCGAGACCTCCGCCGATTTTATGACCGGAAAATGTAAACCCGTTCAGAACTGAAAATGGAACTGGAATTTTAGAGAATGATTGGATTAGATCCGAGTAAAAAGGCATTCCATATTTAGCGGAAACTTCCGCCAAATCCTCGATCGGTTGGATCACACCTGTTTCATTGCCTGCATGCAGAACAAAAACCGGACCCGGCTCACTTTTCAAATAAGACTCTAATTCGGAAAGGGAAACCAGTCCTGATTTATCAGCACTTAGAACTTTATAAGGAATTCCTAAACTTCTAAAAGAAGAATACATGGCAGCATGTTCGAAGGGAGATAAATAAGCAGTTGTTTTGACAAATTGTTTTGCGAAATATATGAGTGAATAATCCGCTTCTGTCCCCGAAGATGTAAATACGAATCCTTTCGGATCCTTTCCAGTAAGTTTAGCTAAAACTTTCCTTGCTTCTTCGATCTTGCCTTGTCTTGCCAAAGAAAATCGAGTAGGACCGGAAGGATTAAAAAAGTCCTCCTCGTATTCTTCTAAGATCTTATTTAATAAACCTGGAATAGGAGGATGGGTCGCATTATAATCGAAGTATTTAATTCTTTTCATCGAAAATATCGTCTGCTTCTTCGTATCTTCCTTTTCGACGAAGGGTATACTGCAATAGTTTCTTTTTATCTTCGATCAGGTCATCGTAGCCGGACTTATCGTTTCTATAATTCGGATCTACTGTATAAACTTCTGTATCCAAAGCATCCAATTCTTTAAGTGCCTGGTCAAAATTAGATTCATGCAATAGGCATCTGACTCTCATTAGTTTTGCCTGGAATCTGGTTCCTAAATCTGTTGCAGAAGATTGATAGACCGACTCGAACATATCTTTTGCTCTTTTTCTATAATTGGAATCTCTATCTCCCAATTTATAGAATAATTGAGCATTTCGGTTCAAGTTAGAATAAAATACCTTGGCACCTTCCGTGTCAGTTGTTTCGCAAGGGATTGCAGCAATTGCGCTTGCTCCCCAGTATTTTGCTTCCGCAGGAATGACTCTTTTGGAGCAGGAAAAATACAGAACTCTTGTAAATAAGGAAACCGATTCTTCCGGAGAAAGAGAAGGATGAGATTCATCCGTTCTAAGTCTAAGCAATTCTAATGTTCTCATTAAAAGTGTTTTATACTTATTCGCGGTTAATGTGGTTGTGTCCGGATAATCTTCTGAGAATATAATTGGGTCCGATTGAGACTCTGTGATCTTTTTCCAGATTCGGATCTCTTTTGGGAGATCTTCCGTTACATTCTCTTCTGCTTCCTTATTGCAGCTAAAACTGAAAAAATTCAAGATACGTTTCCACCAAGGAATGGATGGAGGTTTTACTTCCTTCAATTTTTCGAATACTAATTCTTCTATCCTTTGGATCGCTTGGAAATGAGCAAGTATCGCTTCTTCCGGGCGGCAAGAAGCAAAAGAAGAAATTCTGATCTTCTCCAAAAGACTTTTGCCTGCGATCTCAGGTTTGTCTTTTCCTAATATTGCCTGACTTGGAGGAGAATTATATCCGTCGAAAGGATTAAAGTTTAAGGCTCTTTTATAATAATCTAAAGCTTCTAGAGGAATTTGGTAGAATTCTTCCCAATACTCGAATGGATCCACAGGCTTTTCTCCCGTGGAAAATTTGGTCTGGCTCGGGTTGGAAAGTCTTTCCATGGTCCAGCCTTGGTGTTTTGCTTCCATCCAGCTAGGAACTCTGAAAATATCTCCAGTACCTTCTTGGCCTATTCTATATGCGCGGACGCAGGCCCTGGACAATTGATCCGTTCTGAGATAATGTTCAATCTGTCTGTATTCTACTTTTTCGGATAATAGATCGTCTCCCTTGGACTGCAATTTTGCGGAAAGGGAAGGATTTAGAACGGGAGGTTCCAACCAAAGTGCGAAGGATCGTAAAATCTGGAATCTCCTGGGATAGATATAGATCGCTGCCAGGGTCCAAATCAACAAAAGTGTTAAGAATAACTTTTTCTTTTCTTTTAGAATGCTGAACAATTTCTTTCCTTAAGTTCCGGAAAATTCGTTAGACGAATAGAGTCCCTCGCTTGAGAGTAGAGAGAGTGAAGATTTCGCTTTTTTCGATTCCAAACCCTATACAAGTCCGGGGATTATGAAACACGCAAGCATTATTCCGATCCTTCTGGTATCCGTTCTGGATGCAGGTACCTTACTTGCTTCTCCCCAAAATACTGACTCCGTTTTTGTATGTAGGGATGTTGATGCTTCGGGAAGAGCCAAGTCTGTTTGGCCGGCTTATTATTATTCTCTAGGTTTAGAGAGTTTAAATAAGGCCAGAAATTCCGAAGGAAGGGAAAGAACAGAAGAGATCATAGAAGCAGTCCGAAATTTCCAAGATTATATCCGTTGTTCCGAAGCTGTAGGAGTTCCTGTTTCCGCAGTATTCCGTTGGAATAAAGCATTGGCTCATTATTATTTAGGCCAATGGAAAGATGCTGTTTCAGAACTGGATCTGGCCGAAAAGTCGGACCCAAATTTCAGAGAGACCTATATTTTAAAAGGAACCATTCTTTTAAACAGCGGAGAATATGATAAGGCTGCGGCCTATTTAGAATCTCATCTGAGTAAGTTTTCGGAAGATCCTGATTTTTATTATTTATTAAGTTCTGCAGAACTTGCTTTGAAGAATGATGCAAAATCTGTCCTATATTTAAGCTCACTGAGAGACTTGATCAAACAAAAAGATTCTAATCCTAAATATCCTGAATTCGTATATTTATCTTTAGGAAAAACATACTTTGCTTTAGGCCAGAATACAAAGGCGCTCTTCTATATTTCAGGTTATCTGGAGATGAGGCCTGAAAACTGGGAAATTCGATTTCTTCTCGCAAAAATATTGGATCAACTAGGCAAGTTTTCCCAAGCCAAAAAGCAACTCCAGAGAATACTACAAGAGATCCAGGGAAATTCTTCCGTGGAGCTAATGCTTGGAGAGATGTACTTTATAGAAAGTAGATCCATGGCTGCCGGTTATTTTGAGGAACTAAAGAAAAAAGGAAAACTGAATAAAGACGGGGTCCTATTCGGGCTGTATTCCGTTCTGAATTCCAAATATTCGGAGGCGAGGCGTATTCTTTTCCCTTTAAAAGAAAGATTTCCTAAAAGATTATCCATTCGACTTGGGATTTTAGAGATCCAAAAAAGAGATCCTAATATTGATAAAAAAGAATATATTCGGGAATTAATTGAAGTAGCATCAATTGCACTCCAATCACAATTGACCACACTTGCAGAAACATTACTTCTCGAATCTATTAAGATCACAGAACAAGAAAAACTAGATCCAAGGATCCTCGCAGAACAATACGATTTTTTAGCCGGAGTATACGAACAATCAGGTTCCGTATTTAGATCTATAATTTCTGTTCGTAAGGCGATCCAGTATTCTCCTTCTCCAGAAGATTCTAAAAAGTATGAATTACATTTGGCATTCTTGCTCCGAGGAAATCCTCCGGGGAAGATCCAGGAGTCGGAAGAGATCATTCAGAATATTCTAAAAAATGATCCGAATAATCATTATGCGTATTATCTTTTAGGAATTGTATTATTTCAATCCGAGAAGTTAGAAGCAAGCAGAGCTGCGTTCGAACAAGCAATTCGATTGGAACCTAAATCTTCCGTGTATCATTTTTACAGGGCTTCCACTTTAGAAAAACTAGGAAGGCTTCCTGAGATGGAAGCGGATCTACGCAAGTCTATGGAACTAGATCCTGAAAATCCGATCGCATACAATTATTTAGGTTATCATTATTCTGAAAAAGGAATTCGCCTGGACGAGGCACTTGATCTTATCCGAAAAGCAGTCGAGCTTGCTCCGGATAACGAAGCGTACCAAGATAGTTTGGGTTGGATCTATTATAAGAAGGGAAGGGTGGATGAAGCTCTATTACATTTGAATCTTGCCTTCCAAATTTTGCAGGATAAAAACGAATATGATCCTACTATCTGTGAACATTTAGGTGATGTTCATCATGAAAGAAGAGAGTTTGCGGATGCCAGAAGATTCTGGGAAAAATCGGAAACTCTTTTTCAAAAGAAGGAAGACAAAGTTCGAATTCGGGAAAAATTGGAGAGGTTAAGAACGAATCCGGTCTCAAATAAATCTTAGCGACCGGGAGGACTTGTTTTGAGAACAAACCATTTCACTCGAATTTCTATATTCGGATCATTATTTTGTTTTATTCTATTTTTCCAATCCTGTGTAACCACAGATATAGAAGAGATTAATTTTCGCCAAAAAGGAAAGATCAAATTTTGGAGCGCCAAATCCAAGGAAGGTTCCAAATATTTAGAAGTACTTCGTAAATTAGAAGAATCGAATACTTCTTATTCAGGTGAATTTGATATACGTATCCAGAATTTTTTCCCTAAAAAGGACGTATTCTCTTTAGCTGGAAAAATATTCTATGATAAGCCGACCGGCAAAATGCAGATTGAGCTGACCGATAAACTTTTCGGGATCAGTGTTTCTAAAGTATTTAGCGATGGCCAAACGATCCGTATTAAAACTGTTTCCGTAGATAAGATCCATGAACAAACCATGGATGATATCGTATTATCCGATCCTAGTACAGGGAAACAAACAGTTGTTCCTTTTCCCGTAATCTATTATCTTCTCTCCAACAGAAACGCCGAATTGTTCAAACCACAATGGACGCTCGTTCAGCCCAATGATGGAATTGTTCTCGTCAGAAAACCGGGAGAAGAATGGACTTACTATACTGCAGAAAACGGGATCCGTTCTGTGGAATGGGATTCAAGTGGTAAAAACGTAAAGGCAGTTACTAGTGTCCAAGGAGAAGTTGAATTTCCTCCTAAGACCACGATCACCAGAATCGTTTCCAGAACGGATGGAGCCGATCAGAATCGTATCGAAATTAAAATGAAAAAAGTATCCCGCACTGATAAATTGAACCAAGTGGTGTTCGGATTCTAATATTAAGGAAAGTGAATATGTTAGACGTAGAAAAAAACGGCCATATTTTAGAACTTTATATCAAAACAAACGAGACTAATTCTTTAGGAAGGGAGTTTTTCCGCAAATTTAGAGAAGTGCTTGAACAGGCGGAAAACGACAGATCCGTAAAATCTATCCTTCTTTCCGGAAGAAACGATAAGTTTTTTTCAAATGGATTCGATCCTGAGATCTTCGTAGGCAAAAACTTGGAAGAAATCAAAGAAGTTCTAAGAGAAGCACTTGGTGCTTGTGGTAGAGTTTTATTTTCTCCTAAACCGGTCGTTTGTGCGATGAACGGTCACTCTATGGGGGTGGGAGCAGTAATTGCTATATTCTCCGATTATAGAATTCTCGTAGAGAAAAAAGGAAGATTAGGTTTTCCTGAATCCTTGATCGGTATCAATTTCCCATCCACCGCAGGAACAGTTTTGAAAGATCTAGTCGGAATGAAAACTGCTAGAGATCTTTTGTATAGCGGAAGGGGCCTAAAAGCAGACGAGGCTGTTCAAGTGGGACTCGTAGAAGAATCCGCTACTCCTGAAGAACTTATTACAAAAGCGAGAAAATGGTGTTCTCAATTCCAAGATATGGCAATGGAATCTGTAGTAGGAGTAAAAATTGCTCTTAGAGATTCTCAACGTTTGCTTGCAGACACTCTAGAAAAAAGAGATGTGGATCTTCTTGCACAAGCAATTGCTAGTTCTAATGGACAGGAAGGAATGAAATCCATCCAGGAAAGAAGACGCCCGGTCTTTACCTGATATTAAAAAGCCTGGGAAAAACGCCCAGGCTTCCTGCGCAAATCGGCTATCCTGCCTATTTTTAAGAATGGAATAGTTTTCCCGGATTCAAAATTTCTTTTTGATCCAATACTTTCTTAAGTCCATTTAAAGCTTGTATTCCAGGTTTACCTAAGCTAGATTCGTACCATTTTTTATGATCGAAACCGACTCCATGGTGATGGCTGATCGGAGCTTTAAAAGAAGCGAATGTATCGGAAACGGATCTTTTCATTTTAAACCATTGTTCTTCCGGTTTTTTGGCATCCATTGGGAATAAGATCGTATAATACAAACAAGCTCCCTCGTGATAGCTATGGGATAAATGGCACATGGCGATAGAACCTGGGATAGAATTTTGTAAAGACTCAATTCCAGCTTTATGAAGATCTTCTAACTTATCATAAGTGCTGGAAGTTTCCATTGTATCCACTCCCATTCCGTATTGCATTATATGGTTTCGTAAGAAAGGCATATTATATCTGCTATGGATCCAGTTCTGACCTAGTTTTTCTCCGGCAAAGATGGCTCCGCTTTTTTTCCAAAGTTTTTTAAGACCTTCAAAAGAATGATCTACTTCCTGTCTGGATCCGTCCAATCCCACTAAAACAACACATTTGTTCTCTCCGATCCCAGCTGATTTCAGATAAGAATTCTGCAGGAATTTTTTGAATTTGCGGATTGGTGTATTCTTCTTTCCTAATTCTCCGAGATACTCATAGAGTCTTGTTTCGTTTGCATCGGAAAGTCTCATCATAGAAGTTTTGATCTCTTCCTGGTTCGCCTTCCTGATAAAATTGATGGAAGAAAGTAGGTCCGGAAATACTAATCCAAAATATTTTCTAGTCTCTGGGATTTTATGGATCTTGATAGTAACTTCCGAAATAATTCCTAAAAGACCTTCGCTACCTGCGATGATCTGGTTCCAGTCCGGTCCGATAGAAGATGCCGGTGCTCTTAAAGTTTCTACTGTTCCGTTAGGGCTGATCAGTTTTACTGAACTTAGTATCTCTTCTATCTTTCCGTAACGATTGGACTGCTGTCCCGCACTTCTTGCAGCGACCCATCCACCCAAGGTGGAATATTCGAATGACTGAGGGAAATGTCCTAAGGTGTATCCTTTTAAGTTTAGTCCATATTCCAATTTAGGGCCGTAGATCCCGGCTTGGAAGGTCGCAGTCATGCTGATCGGATCGAAAGACAGTAGTTCAGTCATTCCTGTCATATCCAAAGATAGAACTGCTTTTTGTCCTTTTCCTTTAATTACTTCCACACCGCCTACAACGGAAGATCCTCCTCCGAATGGAATGACAGTGATCTTATTTTTAGAACAATATTCTAAAATTTTAATAATCTCAGAATCTTTTTTAGGATAAACAACTCCGTCTACGAATGATTTTAGACTATTGAAGTGAAGTCTTAGAACATCGTAATAACTTCTGCCTGCGGAATGGAAAATTCTTTCGTATCTATCATTTTTGAAATTGCTTTTACCTACGATAGAACTTAGGTTTTTGATATCGTTCTGGCTTAGTTTGCCATTCGGTAGTTTGATATCATCTAAAGAGACTGCTGGAGTCTCACGGATTGAATCTAATTTAAATTCTCTTTGGAGAAGTTTGAGTATCTCCGGCATCTGTGCCTTTCTACCGAAGTCTTGATCGTTTGCACCCCAGGCATTCCATCTTAGGTTGGATCTGGAGTAGTCGATTTTGGGATTGAGCTCGTGGTAGAACATTGGGTCTTATCTCCGATTAATTAAAACGTTTCCAATAAATACGAATCTTTCCAGAGGGCAAGGTAAAAAGGATTTTCGATACAGATCAAATATCAGATGTAGGAACTCCTAGAAACCAACTCTGCATGAATGCCCTAAAGACGTTTTCTTAACTCTGCGATCTTTGGATCATCCGGTGAAAGAATAGAGG from the Leptospira andrefontaineae genome contains:
- a CDS encoding molecular chaperone DnaJ; its protein translation is MEDGDLLSRALDFYGLPKKFDANLVRSRFRELSRKYHPDSGEYETDLLFKELVQLRDVLLSSLQNESFIILENSKEDPEGFQFYKLAKQKAAQAIEKYFQFTDGNPVYLKKEDNPALLRLRDELETAKKELEDFLEKFPKSIWKEDTETTLKKISVWFKD
- a CDS encoding enoyl-CoA hydratase/isomerase family protein, translating into MLDVEKNGHILELYIKTNETNSLGREFFRKFREVLEQAENDRSVKSILLSGRNDKFFSNGFDPEIFVGKNLEEIKEVLREALGACGRVLFSPKPVVCAMNGHSMGVGAVIAIFSDYRILVEKKGRLGFPESLIGINFPSTAGTVLKDLVGMKTARDLLYSGRGLKADEAVQVGLVEESATPEELITKARKWCSQFQDMAMESVVGVKIALRDSQRLLADTLEKRDVDLLAQAIASSNGQEGMKSIQERRRPVFT
- a CDS encoding deoxyguanosinetriphosphate triphosphohydrolase; translated protein: MQKNRNQIIQAENSLLAGYAVLQDDTGGREYKEEEHPYRIPFQRDRDRVVHSSAFKRLQYKTQVFVYSVGENYRNRLTHTLEVAGISRTIASALGLNSLLAETIALAHDLGHTPFGHAGQDMLSDLMGEFGGFEHNKQSVRIVTILETRYPEFPGLNLSKETLKGMMKHGAEYDGSTLGKERKSEGPSLEAQCADVADEIAYTSHDIDDGLEMGYLKAEDLNSLSLWAETSEIVKGKFPKLDGKVFVRTIIRELTNSMVSNMISTIESRISDWKISDRNDLNHAYQEGKRIATYEPSYGEKVRELKSFLYKTLYRHPSVVVTSDKGRDIIETLFFHFRKQPDSIPETYKRRIEKEGLERCVCDYVAGMTDRYAEEMASTIGK
- a CDS encoding FAD-binding oxidoreductase; translated protein: MFYHELNPKIDYSRSNLRWNAWGANDQDFGRKAQMPEILKLLQREFKLDSIRETPAVSLDDIKLPNGKLSQNDIKNLSSIVGKSNFKNDRYERIFHSAGRSYYDVLRLHFNSLKSFVDGVVYPKKDSEIIKILEYCSKNKITVIPFGGGSSVVGGVEVIKGKGQKAVLSLDMTGMTELLSFDPISMTATFQAGIYGPKLEYGLNLKGYTLGHFPQSFEYSTLGGWVAARSAGQQSNRYGKIEEILSSVKLISPNGTVETLRAPASSIGPDWNQIIAGSEGLLGIISEVTIKIHKIPETRKYFGLVFPDLLSSINFIRKANQEEIKTSMMRLSDANETRLYEYLGELGKKNTPIRKFKKFLQNSYLKSAGIGENKCVVLVGLDGSRQEVDHSFEGLKKLWKKSGAIFAGEKLGQNWIHSRYNMPFLRNHIMQYGMGVDTMETSSTYDKLEDLHKAGIESLQNSIPGSIAMCHLSHSYHEGACLYYTILFPMDAKKPEEQWFKMKRSVSDTFASFKAPISHHHGVGFDHKKWYESSLGKPGIQALNGLKKVLDQKEILNPGKLFHS
- a CDS encoding LIC11661 family lipoprotein, producing the protein MNLFLSGRMSAFFSILLLIFSLFSCYNYSANRIVTTPPTLVGITLIGTGVYELRLRAGNPEAFFSGYTLYTGSTVDASRNPSDFSSGKACQLPLNMLPNQPREYSIEVNPTAGPLAVPGPGENTNRVCKIVATLNSGDYVTLRSSVISLDLNSGTKDIYVFSMPSNTLQVP
- a CDS encoding tetratricopeptide repeat protein translates to MKHASIIPILLVSVLDAGTLLASPQNTDSVFVCRDVDASGRAKSVWPAYYYSLGLESLNKARNSEGRERTEEIIEAVRNFQDYIRCSEAVGVPVSAVFRWNKALAHYYLGQWKDAVSELDLAEKSDPNFRETYILKGTILLNSGEYDKAAAYLESHLSKFSEDPDFYYLLSSAELALKNDAKSVLYLSSLRDLIKQKDSNPKYPEFVYLSLGKTYFALGQNTKALFYISGYLEMRPENWEIRFLLAKILDQLGKFSQAKKQLQRILQEIQGNSSVELMLGEMYFIESRSMAAGYFEELKKKGKLNKDGVLFGLYSVLNSKYSEARRILFPLKERFPKRLSIRLGILEIQKRDPNIDKKEYIRELIEVASIALQSQLTTLAETLLLESIKITEQEKLDPRILAEQYDFLAGVYEQSGSVFRSIISVRKAIQYSPSPEDSKKYELHLAFLLRGNPPGKIQESEEIIQNILKNDPNNHYAYYLLGIVLFQSEKLEASRAAFEQAIRLEPKSSVYHFYRASTLEKLGRLPEMEADLRKSMELDPENPIAYNYLGYHYSEKGIRLDEALDLIRKAVELAPDNEAYQDSLGWIYYKKGRVDEALLHLNLAFQILQDKNEYDPTICEHLGDVHHERREFADARRFWEKSETLFQKKEDKVRIREKLERLRTNPVSNKS
- a CDS encoding DedA family protein encodes the protein MDLVNIPDLVNFFSRFGNEFAYLAVFSTLILCGFGLPIPEDISLVSGGVLAGLGYANEHVMFGVGMAGVLVGDGSVFLLGRVFGEKVLQIPFIAKFLTPERFSKVQEKFSQYGNWVVFMARFMPGLRMPIYLTAGTSDRISFFRFLFLDMFAAAISVPIWVYLGHYGAKNLDQLSTLVHQGQITVFALLGILVLGLVLYFTIKKKRSGK
- a CDS encoding cysteine desulfurase family protein is translated as MKRIKYFDYNATHPPIPGLLNKILEEYEEDFFNPSGPTRFSLARQGKIEEARKVLAKLTGKDPKGFVFTSSGTEADYSLIYFAKQFVKTTAYLSPFEHAAMYSSFRSLGIPYKVLSADKSGLVSLSELESYLKSEPGPVFVLHAGNETGVIQPIEDLAEVSAKYGMPFYSDLIQSFSKIPVPFSVLNGFTFSGHKIGGGLGSSVLWFDPKHLPEGGVFQGGNQENGHRAGTENSPSILALAEAAKIQFAEMENKNKRLEYYRNKIESKLKSLGAEIVAENSPRLFSTTFALLPLDDLDFFMMGIEEKGFAVSTGSSCKSRSREAAPSLLSMGYSNEEALRAIRISTGLYTTEEEVDSLLIALEETILSIR
- a CDS encoding HNH endonuclease encodes the protein MDVLTQPVLVLNATYVPVAIRTVKDAVILLILRKAELIKDEKGLFIRSEKLKLATPRIILLTDYYKVPKRKHKLSRENIFLRDDHECVYCKRKLPSSRLTLDHVIPKSRWDEIPREKKPKDYHTWENLVTACRDCNSKKGNKLLQELKWDMPENRSTNKRRFPQFSVSTQLVEKFGWADYIHS